One Stenotrophomonas maltophilia R551-3 genomic window, GATGCGGATCTTCCACCAGTCCAGCGAGACATTGAGGTTGCTGACGAAGGTCGGGCTCCAGACCACGCCCAGGGTGCGGCTGGTCGAGGTTTCCGGCTTCAGGTTCGGGTTCGAACCACCGATGAACGGGGTCGGCGTAGCGGCGACCGAGCCTTCCGTCGGCTTGTTGCTGCTGTCCAGCTGGCGGAAGTTGGCGACATCGGCGATGTCCCTCGCGCAGCGGGCACGCACTTCGGCGCTGCTCTTGGCCGAACCGTACTTGCTGTCACACGGATCCGAGAAGTTGGCGAAGGTTTCCGAACCACCGCCGTACAGGTCGGAGATGGTCGGGGCACGGAAGCCCTGCGCCCAGGTACCGCGCACCAGCAGCTGGTCGATCGGCTTCCATTTGAAGCCGAACTTGCTGTTGAGGGTGTTGCCGAAGGTGTTGTAGTCCGAGAAGCGGGTCGCGGCGTTGAGGCTCAGCTCACGTGCGCCCGGCAGGTCGGCCAGCACCGGAACATTCAACTCCAGGTAGGCTTCCTTCACCTTGTACGAGCCACCGGTCGGGCCAGCGGCCAGGTTGGTGGTGGCACCGGTCTGGGCCAGCGCGTCCGGCACGAACTTGCCGGTTTCTTCGCGGTTTTCCACGCCGAAGGCAAAGCCCAGGTCACCGGCAGGCAGGGTGAACAGGCTGCCGCTGATGGTGGCGAAGGCGTTCTTGGAGGTGGTGCGGCCAGTCGCGTTCTCGGCCGGGAACAGCCAGTCCTGCAGGGCCTGGTTGTTGGTCATGCCATACGGGCTGTCCACGCCGTACGGAACCAGCGGATTCCACGGCAGGCAGCCGGCGATCGGCGCACCCGGCTTGCCGCATTCGACCTTGCCGGTGCTGGCGTTGTAGTACGACGGACCGGTGGCGGCCTGTACGCGGCCCTTGTGCAGGTTGCCGGTGGTGTGCTGGCGCAGCTCGTTCTTGTTGTACTGGTAGCCCACTTCCCAGTCGAAGTAGCGCTCACCGATCTCGAACGAGCCGTCGAACGCGGCCACCGCGCGGTAGGTCTTCAGTTCGCTGGTGCTGGTGCGCGGCAGCTCCCACAGGCGACGGTTCCACTTCACTTCGGTCGGCGTGGCATAGCCATGCTGGTTGCCGAACGGGTTGAAGTAGCTGTCGATCGACATCGGGTTGATCTTGGCGACGTCGACATCGAACGGATAGCCGGCGGTGACGCGGGTCGAGCTGCGCTTGTTGTAGCCCAGTTCGGCCTTGAAGCGCACGTTGTCGGTGATGTTGGCCTGGCCCGAGAAGTACAGCGAATCACGCTTGATCGGATAGCTCAGGTGCATCTGATCATTGGTGTTGCTGACGTCACCGGTGAACGCGGTCGGATCGGTGAAGTGGTAGTTGGCCGGGTTGGTCGGGTCGCTGCCGCGGTTGAGTGCGTAGTTGCAGCCTTCCTTCGCATTGGTGCAGCCCGGGCCACCCTTCACGCCAAAGAACTGGCCCCACTGGCTGTTGGTGGTCCAGCCGTCGGTCGGGTGGCGGTCGGTGTTGCTGTAGCGGCTGAAGCCACGGTCACGCGCCCACACGCCCTTTTCTTCGGAGTGTTCGGCGGCGAAGGTGGCCGAGAAGCGGTCGTTGGACCAGCCGGCAACCACGTCGAAGCGATCACGTGCGCCGTCGCCTTCGCCGTACTGGCCATGGTAGACGTTGGCGGTGATGCCAGTGACGTTGGTGCGGGTGATGATGTTGATCACGCCGGCCATCGCGTCGGAGCCGTAGATGGCCGAGGCGCCGTCCTTCAGGACTTCAATGCGCTCCACTGCCGACACCGGCAGGGTCGACACGTCCTGGAAGCCGGAGGTGCTGATGCCCAAGCGCTTGCCGTTGACCAGCACCAGCGTGCGCTGGGTGCCGAGGTTGCGCATGTTGACGTAGGTACCACCGGCGTCTTCACCAGCCGACAGCACGTTGGCGCGGCTGATGGTCGGGCTGCCCATTGCGGTGACGTTCTGCAGGATGTCCGATACCGAGCTGAAGCCCTGGCGTTCGATGTCCAGGCGGGACAGGGCCAGCACCGGCTGGGCGGTTTCGACGTCGACCTGGCGGATGCGCGAACCGGTGATCTCGATGCGATCCAGGGTGGTCGGTGCAGCGTTGCTGCTCTGGGCGAAGGCGGGCAGGGCAGCCAGCGTTGCGGTGGTCGCCAGGGCGTAACGGATGGCCTGGCCCAGCGCGGTGGTACGTGAAGTCATTAACGATCTCTCTCTCAGGTCGTACACGAGACGCCACTCCGGGCGTCGATGAAGCCGGTCGTTAATCAGACCGACGACCGATAGTAGTCTCGTTGGTTAATGTCCTGTAAAGAGAACGTGTCGAAATTTGTCGTTTCTCATCACGTCATTTCACGAAAAATGAACAAAAGCAGATGCTTAAGTTGTTGACGTGGGCGTGCAGGTCGCTTTCAACTGCTGCGATGCAGCAGGAATTGCGCGAAAAACGCGCAGAACGCGGCGCGTAATGACGCGCCTGTCCTGGGGTGTGGGGGGTCAGGCCACGAACGGACGGAACTGGATGCCCAGGCCGGCGATGCCGTCGGTTTCGCCGATCAGGTCGGCCCGCAGCAGCGGGCGGGCATCGATGAACGCCTGCGGCACGATCAGCGACAGCCGGTTGTCGTCCGCGGTCAGCTCCAGCCCCGGCATCGGGTCGTCCTCGTGGGCGCGGTTGAGCAGCACCGCCAGGCGCAGCAGCGCGGCCAGCCTGCGCGCGGTCTGCAGCAGGCGTTCGGGCAGGGCATCGAAGGCGGTCTTGGTCACGCTGCGGCGGTGGCTGCGCACCAGCGCGGCCAGCATCTGCTGTTCCTGCCGCGAGAAGCCGGCGATATCCGAGTTCTCCAGCACGTAGCTGCCATGCACGTGGTAGCCGCTGTGGGCGATCATCAGCCCCAGCTCGTGCAGGCGCGCGGCCCAGCCGAGCATGCGTGCGTCGTCGGCGTCGAGCTTCCAGCGTTCCTGCACCTGCTCCAGCAGCGACAGCGCGGTGTCCTGCACGCGGTCGGCCTGCACGGTGTCGATGCCATAACGCTGGGTCAGCGCAGTGACCGATTCGTCACGCAGGTCGTTTTCGCCGGCGCGGCCGACGATGTCGTAGAGGATGCCTTCGCGCATCGCCGCCTTGCTGACCAGCAGCTTCTGCAGGCCCAGTGCCTGGAAGGCGGCCTCCAGCACCAGGATGCCGCCGGCGATGATCGGGCGGCGGTCGCTGGACAGGCCCGGCAGTTCGATGTCGTCGATCTTCTTGGCTTTCAGCAGTTCGTCGCGCAGCTGCGGCAGGGCTTCGGCGGTGATCGCGCCCTTGCTCAGCTTCATGGTCGCGCAGATTTCGCTGATCGCCTTGTGCGTTCCCGATGAACCCAGTGCTTCCTGCCAGCCCAGCGCCCGGTACTTGCTGGCGAAGGGCTGGAACTCGCGGCCGATCTCGGCCAGTGCATCTTTCCAGCGTTTCTTGCTCAGCTTGCCACCCGGGAAGAAACGACGGGTGCTGGCGATGCAGCCGGCCTGCAGGCTTTCGCGCTCCAGGGTCTGCATGCCCATGCCGATGATGAATTCGGTGGAGCCGCCGCCGATGTCGATCACCAGCCGGCGCTGGCCGGGCTTGGGTGGCTGCGCGTGGGCCACGCCCAGATAGATCAGGCGCGCCTCTTCGCGGCCGCTGACCACTTCGATCGCATGCCCGAGCGCGGTCTCGGCCGGAACCAGGAACGATTGCGGCGAGCGCAGCTGACGCACGGTATTGGTGGCCAGCGCGCGTACCTGGTGCGGCGGCACATTGCGGATGCGTTGGCCGAAACGGGCCAGGCACTCCAGCGCGCGCTGTCGCGCGGCGGCGGAAAGTCCACCCTTGCCATCCAGGCCATCGGCCATGCGCACCGTTTCGCGCAGGCGGTCGATCACCCGCAGCTGGCCGAGCGTGTAGCGCGCGATGACCATGTGGAAACTATTGGAGCCAAGGTCGATGGCGGCCAGCAGGTCGCCATCCTGCAATGCGGGCGGAGTCGTGGTGGTATGCGGCATGGACGAATGTTAGCCGAAGGGGCGGTGTGCTCGTCACCGCGCGACCTTCACATTTTGGAAGAGGGGAGTGCGGCAGGGCTGCGCCCTGCACCTGCAGAGGCAACGTCAACGTCAAGAGCTGGCTATCCGTGGGATGGCGGGGTAGGTCCGGTTGAGGGGGACGCTGTAAACCCGTCCATGGGGGCTTGGTCGCCGCATCCATGCGGCTCACGCCCCCTCAACCGGACCCACCCCGCCTTCGACAGAATTCCGCGATCTGATGGTGGGTGCCGACCGTTGGTCGGCACTGATCCAATCCCGACCAAAATCGGTGCCTACCGCTCTTGGTAGGTGTCGCCCTTGGTCGACACACCGTGTCAGAGACCCTGCATCAGTGCCATCTGCGCAGAATGCGGTGCCTCGTCGTGGGCCGGGGCACGCTTGTGGTAGATGCCGTCGGCGTCCAGGTCCCAGGCGTTGAGATTGTCATCGAGGTAGTTCTGCAGGACCTCGCGGTAAACCCGCTTGGCCAGTCCCGGGTCGAGGATCGGGAAGCAGGTTTCGACCCGGCGCAGCAGGTTGCGTTCCAGCCAGTCGGCGCTGGCGCAGTACAGCTCCGGTGCGCCGTCGTTGCCGAACCAGTACACACGGCTGTGCTCAAGGAAGCGGCCGACGATCGAGCGCACGCGGATGTTGTCCGACACGCCCGGCACGCCGGGACGCAGGGTGCAGGCACCGCGGATGATCAGGTCGATCTGCACGCCGGCCTGCGAGGCGGCGTACAGCGCGCGCACCACCTGCGGTTCGTTCAGGGCGTTCATCTTGGCGATGATCCGCGCCGGGCGGCCAGCGGCGGCGATGCGCGTTTCGCGCTCGATGCGGCCGAGGATTCCGGTGTGCAGGGTGAAGGGTGATTGCAGCAGGCGCTTGAGCTTCATCTTCGAGGCCAGCCCGGACAGCTGCTGGAACAGCAGGTGCACGTCGTTGCCGATGTCCGGATCGGCGGTGATCAGGCTGATGTCGGTGTACGCGCGGGCGGTACCGCTGTGATAGTTGCCGGTACCCAGGTGCACGTAGCGGCGCAGCTTGCGGCCCTCGCGGCGCACGATCAGCAGCATCTTGGCGTGGGTCTTGTAGCCGACCACGCCATACACCACCTGCACGCCGGCTTCCTGCAGGCGATCGGCCAGGCCGAGGTTGGCCTCTTCGTCGAAACGGGCGCGCAGCTCGACCACCACGGTCACGTCCTTGCCGTTGCGTGCGGCCTGGATCAGTGCGTCGACGATCAGCGAGTCCTTGCCGGTGCGGTACAGGGTCTGCTTGATCGCCAACACGTTGGGGTCGACTGCCGCCTGCCGGATCAGGTCCAGCACGGCGGTGAAGGCATCGAACGGGTGATGCAGCAGCAGGTCCTGACGGGCCGTGGTCTCGAAGATGCCGTCGCTGTCGCGCAAGGTGCGCGGGGTCATCGGCGGGTACTTCAGGTCGGGCTGCGCGATCAGGTCGTACAGCTGGATGATGCGGTTGAGGTTGACCGGGCCGTCGATGCGGTACACCGCGTTCTCGGTCAGGCCGAAATTCTGCAGCAGGGTACGCACGATCTCGCGCGGCATGTCGTGGGCGATCTCCAGCCGCACCGCCGGCCGGTAGCCACGGTCGACCAGCTCGTCGCGCAGGGCCAGTGCCAGGTTCTCTACTTCCTCCTCGTCCACCACCAGTTCGGAGTTGCGGGTGACGCGGAACTGGTAGGCGCCCTGGACTTCCAGGCCCGGGAACAGCTCGTCGACGAAGGTGGACAGCACCGAGGACAGGAACACGAAGTTCTGCGGCCCGCCGAGCTTCTCCGGCAGCTGGATGATGCGCGGCAGCGAGCGCGGCGCACGCACGATGGCCAGGTGGCCGGTGCGGCCGAACGCATCGGTACCCTTCAGCACCACCACGATGTTCAGCGACTTGTTGAGGATCTTCGGGAACGGGTGCACCGGATCCAGGCCCAGTGGTGACAGCACCGGCATGATCTCGTTGCGGAAGTAGGCACGCAGCCAGCGTTTCTGGCGGTGCGTCCAGGAGTGGCGGCCGAGCACGCCGATGCCGGCGTCCATCAATGCCGGGCGCAGTGTCTCGTTCCAGCAGCGGTATTGCTGGTCGACCAGTTCCGCGGCGCGGTCGTGGATGGCGTTGAGGATGGCCTGCGGGCTCATTCCATCCGGCGCCGGTGGCAGGCCGAATTCCTGCGCGTGGCGCACGGCAGCGGCACGGATCTCGAAGAACTCGTCGAGGTTGGTGCAGGAGATGCACATGAAGCGCAGGCGCTCCAGCAGCGGCACCTGCGGGTCCATCGCTTGGGCCAGCACGCGGAAGTTGAAATCCAGCTGCGACAGCTCGCGGTTGATGTACAGCGCCGGGTCGCGCAACGGATCGTTGTCCGGGCTCACGGGGAGGGGGAGGGATCCGAGGCTGCTCATGGCGTCATTCTTCGATGGAGGTCAGGGGGGCGGACTCGCGCGGGCGCACGTGGTCGGCATCGAAATGGCAGGAGAACACCGAGCCCTTGCCGACTTCGCTTTCAATCTCCAGCCGTGCGTGATGCAGGCCGAGGATGTGCTTGACGATGGACAGGCCCAGGCCGGTACCACCGCTCTCGCGCGAACGGCTGCTGGAGACACGGTAGAAACGTTCGGTCAGGCGCGGCAGATGGTTGGCCGGGATGCCATAGCCGGAGTCGCGTACCGCCAGCACCGCGCCATCGCCTTCGCGACGGAACTCGACCGCGATGCGGCCCTCGGCCGGGGTGTAGCGCACCGCATTGGTGACCAGGTTGGAGAACGCACTGTGCAGTTCCTTGGTCGAGCCCTGCAGGTCGACGCCGGCGAGGTCGTCGATGCTGATCTGGTGGCGGCCCTGGCTGTGCGCTTCGGCCTCGCGGCGCAGCGTCGCCAGCATCGGCTGCATCGCCACGGTCTCTTCCTCGCTGTGCTCCTGCGATTCCAGCCGTGACAGGGTCAGCAGGTCTTCCACCAGCTGGGCCATGCGCTGGCTCTGCTTGCGCATCTCTTCCAGCATCGGTCCGGTTCCCGGGAAGTCTTCCGGGTCCATCATGTCCAGGTAGCCGTGGACCACGGTGAGTGGCGTGCGCAGCTCATGTGAAACGTTGGCCACGAAATCGCGGCGCACCTGTTCCAGGCGCAGCAGCTTGCTGACGTCGCGGGCGATCAGCAGCCAGTAGTCCGACGAATAGGGAATCAGGCGCAGGTTGAGGCGGATTGCAGGGTCGACCGGCGAGGGCACGTCCAGGATCGGTTCGGCGTTGCGGCCGCCGGCCAGCCAGTGCGCCAGCGGCATCGGCTGCAGGCGCTCGACCAGTGCCTCGCCGAGATCGCCGGGGTGATGCAGGCCGAGCAGGGCGGTGGCTGCCTCGTTGAACCACTGCACGCGCTGGCTGTTGCGATCCAGCACCACCACCGCATCGGGAAGTGCGGCGGCCGCGGCGCGATAACTGCGCAGCATGTCCAGCAGGCGGCGCTTGCGCACGCGCATCTCCACCTGGTTGCGGTACAGCAGGCGGTCCAACTCGTTCCAGACGCCGGTGCCTTCTTCGGCGGTATCCCAGCGCTGGCGCGCGGTCAGCCGGCGCAGCACGCTGCGCAGCCGCCAGTAATGCCAGGTGAGGGTCGCCAGTGCGCCCAGTGCGATGCACAACCACAGATGACCCGTGAACCACCCCACCAGTCCGGAGAACAGCAGTACCGCGGCGACAGTGGCCAGGGTCTTCAACCAGGCAGAGCGGATGTGGCGGGGCATTGCGATCTCGTCGTTGAGGTGCGGCGGTTCACTGGGGTGAACCGAGGGTTATAGCAGAGTTGCCGGCGCCGGCACCCGCGGGTGCGCGGTGCCGGCACGACGAGACTCAGGTGGAGGTGGAGAAGCGGTAGCCGGCGCCGCGCACGGTCTGCACCATGTTCTCGGCGTTGAACGGTTCCAGCGTCTTGCGCAGGCGGCGGATGTGCACGTCGATGGTGCGTTCTTCCACGTACACGCTGCCGCCCCACACATGGTCCAGCAGCTGGGCGCGGGTGTAGACGCGCTCCGGGTGGGTCATGAAGAAGTGCAGCAGGCGGTATTCGGTCGGGCCGATCGGCACCGGCTGGTCGTTGGCGAACACGCGGTGGGCGGCGCCGTCGATGCGGATCGGGCCAACCGCAACGCTGCCGTCCTCGTCGTCCTCGCGGGCACGGCGCATGACCGCGCGGATGCGGGCCAGCAGTTCGCGCGCCGAGAACGGCTTGACCACGTAGTCGTCAACGCCGGCTTCGAGGCCACCGACGCGGTCGTTCTCTTCGCCGCGTGCGGTCAGCATGATGATCGGCACTTCGCGGGTCAGGGTTTCCTTGCGCCAACGGCGGGCAAGGTCCAGGCCGCTGGTGCCGGGCAGCATCCAGTCCAGCAGGATCAGGTCCGGAACGCGGTCGGCGATCGCGGTCTGGGCCTCGCGGGCGTCGCCGGCGTGGACCGGTTCGTAATCGCCCTTGCGAAGGGCGAAGGCGACCATTTCACGGATCGCGGGCTCGTCGTCGACGATCAGGATGCGTTTCTGCACGAGGACACCGTAGGGCTCGGTTACTGGAGTGGTGCCAGTAGACTACGGTTTGATGACATGTTTGTGACAAACCGGCCGGAACCCGCGCGGATTGCCATCGGCCGGTCATGCAGCGCTCAGCGGCGGTCCAGGTCCGGGTCCTGCACGCCCTGCCGGCGTAGTTCCAGCACGGTGGGGGTGATCGCCTCGATGCGAGCGTCCACCCGGGCCCGGCCCACATAGTCCAGCGCCGGATTGCGCTTGAGCGCCTGCAGCTGCATCAGCGACTGTTCCGGGCGGCCGCTGAGGAACGCCGCCTCGGCATAGGCCTCGCTGGCCCGCACGCTGTCACCAGCCAGTTCGCTGGCGCGGGCATAACGCTGCTGGAAGACCGGATCGTTACCACTTTGCGACAGCAGGGGGCGCAGCATGGCCTGCGCGCGCTGGCCGGCCTCGCGGTTGCCCTGTTCGTTCAGGATTTCGGCATACGTCAGCGCCACCGGGCGGCTGCTGGGGTGCTCACGCAGCAGCTGCTCGAAGCGGCTGTTGGCCTGGGCGGCCTGCCCGGCACGCAGTTCGGCCTCCCCCAGGGCCAGTGCCAGCCACAGGTTGTCCCGGCGGGTCTGCAGCAGGCCCGCCAGCGTCTGCCGGGCCTGCGTGGCGCCGTTGCGACCGCTCCGCATCATGGCCAGGGCCTGGCCATAGCGCTGGGCGTCGTTGAGACCGTCCTTCTGGCGCTTGGCCATGTCCGCATACTCGCGCTCCAGCTCGGCGGTGGAATCCGCGCTGAGCACGCGCAGGCGCTCGCGTGCCCAATCGAAGTCGCCGCTGGCGCCACGGCTGAGCTGGCCCATCGGAATACGCAGCACGCTGCTGGGCAGCAACGGGTTGTTTCCACGCAGCAGCGGTTCGGCCAGGCTGGGGTCTGCCGGGTCCACCCGTTCCTTGCGCTCACCGCTGGGGGTGCTGGTGGTCAGTAGCACCGTGTCCTTCTTCATCTGGTCGGCGCGGGCCTTGGCTTCGCTGATGCGGGTGATGTTGACCGGGTGCGTGCGCAGGAACTCGGGGACGCTGTAGCCGCCCTCGTTGCCGCGCATCGCCGCCGACATCCGCTCGAAGAAGCCGGCCATCGCATCCACGTCGTAGCCGCTGCGCGCCAGCGTGCGGATGCCGAGGCGGTCGGCCTCGGACTCGTTGGAGCGGGTGTAGTTGATCTGGCGTTGCTGCATCAGGCCCATGCCCGAGCTGATCGCGGCCATGGTTGCGTTGCCCGAGGAGGTGCTGTTGCTGGCCTGGGCGGCCACCACGGCTGCCAGCATGCCGAGCAGGATCGGAATCTGGTCGCGCTGGGCGCGCTCGACCCCGCGCAGCACGTGCTGCTGGGTGACGTGGGCGATTTCGTGCGACAGCACGGCGGCCACTTCGTCCTCGCGTTCGGCGGTCAGCACCAGGCCGGCATTGACCCCGATGTAGCCGCCCAAGGTGGCGAAGGCATTGATCTGCCGGTCCTTCATCACGAAGAAGGTGTAGGGCTGGCGTGGCTGGTCACTGTTGGAGCCGAGCCGGGTACCCATGGTCTGCAGCCAGTCGTTGACCAGCGGGTCATCCAGCAGGTAGCCGTAGTTGCGCAGCTCGCGCAGCATCATCGCGCCGTACTCGGCCTGGCGGGCCGGGGTCAGCAGCTCGCCGGCCGAGGAGCCGATGTCGGGCAGCTTCTCCTGGGCCTGGGCCAACGGCATGGCCAGGGCCAGGGTGACGGCGGTAGTCAGCAGCAGGGCTCGCAAGCAGAGGGTCCTCGGGCAGGGCGTGCCAAGCGTGGCAGGGCGGGGGGCAACCATTCGTTAATCCACAGTGTTGCGGCCGTGGCGTGGAAATTCCAGCGCACCGGTACCATATGTAGACCGTCGATCCATCGTGGAGTTTCCCGTGACAGCCCAGACCGCCGGCGGTGCCCCCGCCATCACCATCTATTCCACCGCCGTCTGCCCGTACTGCGTGGCCGCCAAGAACTTCCTGAAGAGCAAGGGCCAGCAATGGACCGAGGTCCGCATCGACCTGGACCCGGTCGAGCGCGAGAAGATGATGGCCAGGACCCGCCGTACCAGCGTGCCGCAGATCTTCGTCGGCGACGTCCACGTGGGCGGCTACGACGACATGATGGCCCTGCACCGTGAAGGCAAGCTCGAGCCACTGCTGGCCGGGCAGGGCCAGGCATGAGCGCGGCCGACGACGGCAGCAAGGACCGCATCGCCGAGTTCACCGATTTCCGCAAGCGCATGAACGAGCGCATCCTGGGCGAGCCGAACCAGGTGGTGCGGCGCTTCTTCGCGCTGGACACGCAGACCTACCAGGCCGGCGCGCTGGACGTGAAGACCAAGGAGCTGCTGGGACTGGTGGCCTCGATGGTTCTGCGCTGCGACGACTGCATCAGCTACCACGTGGCCCAGTGCAAGGACGCCGGGGTGACCCGCGAAGAGTTCTTCGAGACCTTCTCGGTCGGGCTGGTGGTCGGCGGTTCCATCGTCATCCCGCACCTGCGCCGCGCGGTCGACTTCCTCGACCAGCTCGAAGGCGGCGCCGCCGCCCCCGAAGCGCACGCGCACTGAACCTGGCGGGCTCCGGGAACCGGGCCCTGTGGCCCTCCCGGTAGTGCCGGCCGCTGGCCGGCATCCCGTTAACCCGACATGGTCGAGGTTGCCGGCCAGCGGCCGGCACCACCGGACGTGCGAGGCGCCCTCCCCGCGATCCAACAGCCCAGGAGCCCCTTCTTGTTGAAGGGGCGCGCCGACAGGCGGGGGTAGAGGAGGAATGCGCGGGCAATTATGCCTTTGCCGGGGTCAGGACCATGGTCTACTTGGGTAGCCGGGCCCGGCTAAGGCATAATTGCGGGTGAAACTTCCTTTGCGCCGGCGTTTCCGGGCACGTCCGGACGGCGTTTTTCCCCCTGTTCGGAACATCGATCAATGACGCAGAAAATTACGGTCATCCGCGGCGACGGCATTGGCCCGGAAATCATGGACGCTACCCTGTTCGTGCTCGACCAGCTCAAGACTGGCCTGGAGTACGAAGACGCCGACGCCGGCCTGGTGGCCCTGGAAAAGCACGGCGACCTGATGCCGGCGGTGACCCTGGAATCGATCGCGCGCAACAAGGTCGCGCTGAAGAGCCCGCTGACCACCCCGGTCGGTGGTGGCTTCACCTCGATCAACGTCAGCCTGCGTCGCCACTTCGACCTGTACGCCAATGTGCGTCCGGCCCACACCTTCCCGAACACCAAGTCGCGTTTCGACAACGTCGACCTGATCACCGTTCGCGAGAACACCGAAGGCGCCTACCTGGCCGAAGGCCAGGAAGTGTCGGCCGACGGCGAGACCGCCTTCTCCGGCACCCGCATCACCCGCAAGGGCTCCGAGCGCATCGTGCGCTACGCCTTCGAGCTGGCCCGCAGTGTCGGCCGCAAGAAGGTCACCGCGGTGCACAAGGCCAACATCATCAAGTCGACCTCGGGCCTGTTCCTGAATGTCGCCCGTGAAGTGGCCGCACAGTACCCGGACATCGAGTTCCAGGAAATGATCGTCGACAACTGCTGCATGCAGCTGGTGATGCGTCCGGAACAGTTCGACGTGATCGTCACCACCAACTTGTTCGGCGACATCATCTCCGACCTGTGCGCCGGTCTGGTGGGCGGCCTGGGCCTGGCCCCGGGTGCCAACATCGGCAAGGACGCGGCGATCTTCGAGGCCGTGCACGGCACCGCGCCGGACATCGCCGGCCAGGGCAAGGCCAATCCGTGCGCGCTGCTGCTGGCAGCGGCACAGATGCTGGACCATGTCGGCCAGCCGGAAAACGCCGAGCGCCTGCGCAAGGCCATCGTGGCCACCATGGAAGCCAAGGATTCGCTGACCGGCGACCTGGGCGGCAGCGGCACCACCATGAGCTTCGCCAAGGCCATCGCTACCCGCCTGTAAGCGGCCGCCAGACCTCGGTTGGATCCACAGCGGGGCGCCTTCGGGCGCCCCGCTGCGTTTGGACGCCTGTGTAGCGTCGAGCCATGCTCGACTGCTCTTTCAGGGGCCCCAGACGAAAGGCAAAAGCAGTCGAGCATGGCTCGACTCTACAATGCCAGTCTGTGCAAGATTCGCACAGATGATGTGCTTTTACATGGCTGGTTCGTGCGCCATTCGCTCTGCATCATGTGCCCGCTTTCCACCGCACAGGAGCTTGAACATGAACCTCACCGCCTTTGGTCTGGCCAGCCTGATCGGCATGGCCGCCGCTACCCCCGTCACCGCTGCCGAACCTGCCCATCCCACCATCCGCCACATGGCTGGCGCGCCTGTTGCGGCTTCGCTGGATGCGGCGAAGACCGCCGTGCTGGTGATCGACTTCCAGAACGAGTACTTCGACGGCAACGCTGCTCCGGGCTTTGCCGGTGGCCGCATGGTCATCCCCGATGGCGTGGCCGCGCTGCGGCAGGCGAAGCGGGTGGTCGAGTTCGCCGATGCCCACGGCATCCGCGTCATCCATGTGCAGCATGTGTTGCCGGCCGGCGCGCCGCTGTTCGCGCAGGGCAGCGTCAATGCCGCCTTCCATCGCGACCTGCAGCCGCGCAAGGGTGAGACCGTGGTGCAGAA contains:
- the phoB gene encoding phosphate regulon transcriptional regulator PhoB; protein product: MQKRILIVDDEPAIREMVAFALRKGDYEPVHAGDAREAQTAIADRVPDLILLDWMLPGTSGLDLARRWRKETLTREVPIIMLTARGEENDRVGGLEAGVDDYVVKPFSARELLARIRAVMRRAREDDEDGSVAVGPIRIDGAAHRVFANDQPVPIGPTEYRLLHFFMTHPERVYTRAQLLDHVWGGSVYVEERTIDVHIRRLRKTLEPFNAENMVQTVRGAGYRFSTST
- a CDS encoding M48 family metalloprotease translates to MVAPRPATLGTPCPRTLCLRALLLTTAVTLALAMPLAQAQEKLPDIGSSAGELLTPARQAEYGAMMLRELRNYGYLLDDPLVNDWLQTMGTRLGSNSDQPRQPYTFFVMKDRQINAFATLGGYIGVNAGLVLTAEREDEVAAVLSHEIAHVTQQHVLRGVERAQRDQIPILLGMLAAVVAAQASNSTSSGNATMAAISSGMGLMQQRQINYTRSNESEADRLGIRTLARSGYDVDAMAGFFERMSAAMRGNEGGYSVPEFLRTHPVNITRISEAKARADQMKKDTVLLTTSTPSGERKERVDPADPSLAEPLLRGNNPLLPSSVLRIPMGQLSRGASGDFDWARERLRVLSADSTAELEREYADMAKRQKDGLNDAQRYGQALAMMRSGRNGATQARQTLAGLLQTRRDNLWLALALGEAELRAGQAAQANSRFEQLLREHPSSRPVALTYAEILNEQGNREAGQRAQAMLRPLLSQSGNDPVFQQRYARASELAGDSVRASEAYAEAAFLSGRPEQSLMQLQALKRNPALDYVGRARVDARIEAITPTVLELRRQGVQDPDLDRR
- the grxC gene encoding glutaredoxin 3, which translates into the protein MTAQTAGGAPAITIYSTAVCPYCVAAKNFLKSKGQQWTEVRIDLDPVEREKMMARTRRTSVPQIFVGDVHVGGYDDMMALHREGKLEPLLAGQGQA
- a CDS encoding carboxymuconolactone decarboxylase family protein gives rise to the protein MSAADDGSKDRIAEFTDFRKRMNERILGEPNQVVRRFFALDTQTYQAGALDVKTKELLGLVASMVLRCDDCISYHVAQCKDAGVTREEFFETFSVGLVVGGSIVIPHLRRAVDFLDQLEGGAAAPEAHAH
- a CDS encoding isocitrate dehydrogenase, whose product is MTQKITVIRGDGIGPEIMDATLFVLDQLKTGLEYEDADAGLVALEKHGDLMPAVTLESIARNKVALKSPLTTPVGGGFTSINVSLRRHFDLYANVRPAHTFPNTKSRFDNVDLITVRENTEGAYLAEGQEVSADGETAFSGTRITRKGSERIVRYAFELARSVGRKKVTAVHKANIIKSTSGLFLNVAREVAAQYPDIEFQEMIVDNCCMQLVMRPEQFDVIVTTNLFGDIISDLCAGLVGGLGLAPGANIGKDAAIFEAVHGTAPDIAGQGKANPCALLLAAAQMLDHVGQPENAERLRKAIVATMEAKDSLTGDLGGSGTTMSFAKAIATRL
- a CDS encoding cysteine hydrolase family protein, which codes for MNLTAFGLASLIGMAAATPVTAAEPAHPTIRHMAGAPVAASLDAAKTAVLVIDFQNEYFDGNAAPGFAGGRMVIPDGVAALRQAKRVVEFADAHGIRVIHVQHVLPAGAPLFAQGSVNAAFHRDLQPRKGETVVQKDNVSVFAGNSAAVLDKVLKDAGIDTLIVTGLQTHACVAGAARDAAAAPRGYRVIVASDATASRDLDLAGGQRIDHRALHEASLAQIEDTFGDVLSTDAILALPVVAGK